From the Pseudoalteromonas tunicata genome, one window contains:
- the nagZ gene encoding beta-N-acetylhexosaminidase, which translates to MGPILTGISGLSLLPEEVEYLQHPLVAGVILFTRNYHDNEQLIALTAQIKKISPMLLISVDHEGGRVQRFRDGFSAIPAMFEATSFQKKHNSPILADLGFTLAAELRAHGVDFSFTPVLDLNGISQVITTRAFAISPIEVIDAAKHFIGGLHSAGVKNVVKHFPGHGSVGPDSHIAMPVDERSKAEIFNSDMSVFKALVDSGCADGVMPAHVIYPHCDPKPACFSDYWLKQVLRNKLGFKGPVFSDDMGMQGAVQMGDYVTRTQSALDAGCDLALLCNEPHGLYEVLDGLEINLYQNHGQRGLAYLQKKNVTMMELKTDHRWLAAQSVISKMEDYRAN; encoded by the coding sequence ATGGGTCCAATTTTAACTGGTATTTCAGGCTTGAGTTTATTACCTGAAGAAGTTGAATATTTACAGCATCCTTTAGTGGCAGGGGTGATCTTATTTACTCGAAACTATCATGATAATGAACAACTCATTGCATTAACGGCACAGATTAAAAAAATATCGCCGATGCTGTTAATCAGTGTTGATCATGAAGGTGGACGTGTTCAACGTTTTCGAGATGGCTTTTCGGCCATTCCCGCGATGTTTGAAGCGACCTCTTTTCAAAAAAAACATAATAGCCCGATTTTAGCAGATCTAGGCTTTACGCTTGCGGCAGAGTTGCGCGCTCATGGCGTTGATTTTAGCTTTACGCCTGTGCTTGATTTAAATGGTATATCACAAGTTATCACTACTCGTGCTTTTGCAATCAGTCCGATTGAGGTAATTGATGCGGCAAAACATTTCATTGGCGGTTTACATAGCGCTGGGGTGAAAAATGTGGTGAAACATTTTCCTGGTCATGGTTCAGTAGGGCCGGATTCACATATTGCTATGCCTGTGGATGAGCGCAGTAAAGCTGAAATATTTAACTCCGACATGAGTGTCTTTAAAGCGCTAGTTGATTCAGGCTGCGCTGATGGTGTAATGCCTGCACATGTAATTTATCCTCACTGCGATCCTAAACCTGCTTGTTTTTCTGATTATTGGCTAAAACAAGTGCTGCGTAATAAATTAGGTTTTAAAGGTCCAGTTTTTTCAGATGATATGGGCATGCAAGGCGCGGTTCAAATGGGGGATTATGTTACCCGAACCCAAAGTGCACTTGATGCTGGTTGTGATCTTGCATTATTGTGTAACGAGCCCCATGGTTTATATGAGGTTTTAGATGGACTTGAGATTAATCTGTATCAAAATCATGGTCAGCGTGGTCTTGCATACTTACAGAAAAAAAATGTCACTATGATGGAATTAAAAACTGATCACCGATGGCTCGCAGCTCAATCAGTTATTTCTAAAATGGAAGATTACCGTGCAAATTAA
- a CDS encoding NAD(P)H nitroreductase has protein sequence MNALELLLTRQSDARLTEPGPNSEQLSIIKQAALLAPDHGALTPWQFIVVQGEGRERLGDVFYRSAFHHQLDERNLERAKTLALRAPLVIICIAKYVENNKVPRIEQVQSAACAVFAMQQATFAQGLGGVWRTGHYAQCELIKAELGLNVDDEIVGYLYLGTPEVKHVKTRRLSTEQFFSDF, from the coding sequence ATGAATGCACTTGAATTATTATTAACCCGCCAATCTGATGCTCGATTAACCGAACCGGGCCCAAATTCTGAACAACTTTCAATTATTAAACAAGCCGCTTTGCTTGCACCTGATCACGGAGCGTTAACGCCTTGGCAATTTATTGTGGTTCAAGGAGAGGGCCGAGAGCGACTAGGTGATGTTTTTTATCGCTCAGCTTTTCATCATCAACTCGATGAGCGTAATTTAGAGCGAGCCAAAACTTTGGCTCTAAGAGCACCGCTTGTTATTATTTGTATCGCTAAATATGTTGAGAACAATAAAGTTCCTCGTATTGAACAAGTCCAATCAGCGGCTTGTGCTGTGTTTGCGATGCAACAAGCGACCTTTGCCCAAGGTTTAGGTGGTGTGTGGCGTACAGGCCATTACGCACAATGTGAGCTTATAAAAGCGGAGCTTGGTCTAAACGTAGATGATGAAATTGTAGGTTATTTGTATCTTGGCACCCCTGAAGTGAAGCACGTTAAAACCAGACGCCTCAGCACAGAACAATTTTTTAGTGATTTTTAG
- a CDS encoding DoxX family protein, with amino-acid sequence MFQALQLQYQSILLHLKFADGIAPLLFRLILAPVMIIAGYSKLGFSEQWQGFHSLLADPNVVAWFGNSEWGLGLPFPDLLAFLAAWSEFLGGWLLLFGLLTRLVTVPLMITMIVAATTVHWSNGWFAITPLDPNTSSATVFQWAGFNQAQLSLDNSIETKKRLEIIHDIVDEHGNRDYLYQNGRAVILNNGIEFSAMYFVMLLSLFFSGGGRFTSLDYWFSSKRA; translated from the coding sequence ATGTTTCAAGCGCTACAACTTCAATATCAGTCAATTCTGCTTCATCTTAAATTCGCAGACGGTATTGCACCATTACTTTTTCGCCTTATTTTGGCTCCGGTAATGATCATTGCGGGTTACAGCAAATTGGGCTTTAGTGAGCAATGGCAAGGTTTCCATTCTTTACTTGCCGATCCGAATGTAGTTGCTTGGTTTGGCAATTCAGAATGGGGCTTAGGTTTACCTTTTCCTGATTTATTAGCTTTTTTAGCCGCTTGGAGTGAATTTTTAGGTGGCTGGTTGTTGCTATTTGGTTTACTCACCCGCCTTGTGACTGTTCCCCTGATGATCACTATGATTGTTGCTGCAACGACAGTCCATTGGTCAAATGGTTGGTTTGCCATTACCCCGCTTGATCCGAATACATCTTCAGCAACAGTATTTCAGTGGGCGGGGTTTAATCAGGCGCAATTAAGCCTAGATAACAGCATTGAAACTAAAAAACGCCTTGAGATAATTCATGACATTGTGGATGAACATGGTAATCGCGATTATTTATACCAAAATGGTCGAGCCGTTATCTTAAATAATGGGATTGAGTTTTCTGCGATGTATTTTGTAATGTTGCTGAGTCTGTTTTTTAGCGGTGGTGGGCGATTTACCAGTTTAGATTATTGGTTTTCATCAAAAAGAGCTTAA
- a CDS encoding FAD-dependent oxidoreductase, with protein MLEQELKLKNNHLKNRLVMGSMHTGLEEGLGNLKKLNAFYQARAEGGVGLIITGGYSPNLRGKLTPFSSTFNSWFDVLKHRTVTKTVHQAGAKICLQLLHAGRYAYHPFNHAPSAIKAPINPYKPKAMSKRAVLSTIKSFARSAHLAEKAGYDGVEIMGSEGYLINEFMAAHTNKRTDEFGGSNENRMRFALEIVKAVRANVSSKFIIVFRLSVHDLVENGSSGSDVQAQAKALEAAGVDIFNTGIGWHEARVPTIASMVPQGAFQDASLLLKQTVSVPVIAVNRINTPELANQILQNGKADLISMARPLLADPDFFNKYSQNNSQNINVCIACNQGCLDNVFKGKRATCLVNPRAGFELEYPLEKAAKAKKVLVVGAGPAGMASACYLAEKGHTVTLIDRSNQMGGQFKLAMQIPGKEDFNYTLTYYQSELDKQGVTVKLATEYNDKMAADYDDVVFATGVRPRLAPINCLDGKRIYAYDEVIRGEVPIGKRVAILGAGGIGFDMVAFLTEQKNKSIAQFKSQWGIDETANSHQALEQIYMLKRSAGRFGSELGKTTGWIHRAVAKQQGVIQLEQCNYVGFSNQGLEIEHKGQQQFLDVDTVIACIGQESNNELYNPHQGEAKFHVIGGAKLAAAIDAKRAIFEALMVARHI; from the coding sequence GTGTTAGAACAAGAATTAAAACTAAAAAATAACCATTTAAAAAATCGTTTAGTAATGGGATCGATGCACACCGGCTTAGAAGAAGGGCTTGGTAACCTAAAAAAGCTTAATGCTTTTTATCAAGCAAGAGCAGAAGGTGGCGTTGGCTTAATTATTACTGGTGGTTACAGCCCTAATTTACGGGGTAAATTAACACCATTTTCATCGACTTTTAACAGTTGGTTTGATGTATTAAAACATCGAACGGTCACTAAAACAGTTCATCAGGCAGGGGCAAAAATCTGCTTGCAGTTACTCCATGCTGGTCGTTATGCATATCACCCATTTAATCATGCACCGAGTGCGATTAAAGCACCAATTAATCCTTATAAACCTAAAGCAATGTCAAAGCGTGCAGTGCTTAGCACCATAAAAAGTTTTGCACGTTCTGCTCATTTAGCGGAAAAAGCGGGCTATGATGGGGTTGAAATTATGGGCTCGGAAGGCTATTTAATTAACGAATTTATGGCTGCTCATACCAACAAACGTACAGATGAATTTGGTGGTAGTAATGAAAACCGTATGCGTTTTGCATTAGAAATAGTCAAAGCAGTGCGTGCAAATGTATCATCAAAATTTATTATTGTATTTCGATTATCTGTGCATGATTTAGTTGAAAACGGCTCTTCGGGATCTGATGTTCAGGCACAAGCTAAAGCACTCGAAGCGGCAGGCGTTGATATTTTTAACACGGGAATTGGTTGGCATGAAGCGCGCGTGCCAACTATTGCCAGTATGGTGCCACAAGGCGCTTTTCAAGATGCTTCATTATTATTAAAACAAACGGTTTCAGTGCCTGTTATTGCGGTAAATCGTATTAATACTCCTGAACTTGCTAATCAAATATTGCAAAATGGCAAAGCAGATTTAATTTCAATGGCACGCCCATTGCTTGCAGATCCTGACTTTTTTAATAAATACAGTCAAAATAATAGCCAGAACATTAATGTTTGCATTGCATGTAATCAAGGTTGTTTAGATAACGTATTTAAAGGTAAACGTGCCACCTGTTTAGTTAATCCGCGCGCGGGTTTTGAGCTTGAATACCCGCTTGAAAAAGCTGCTAAAGCCAAGAAAGTTTTGGTGGTAGGCGCGGGGCCAGCAGGTATGGCAAGCGCGTGTTATTTGGCTGAGAAAGGTCATACGGTGACCTTAATTGATCGCAGCAATCAAATGGGCGGACAATTTAAATTAGCAATGCAAATACCAGGCAAAGAAGATTTTAATTACACCCTTACGTATTATCAAAGTGAACTCGACAAACAAGGTGTTACGGTTAAGTTAGCAACTGAATATAACGATAAAATGGCAGCAGATTATGATGATGTTGTTTTTGCAACGGGGGTACGGCCGCGTTTAGCACCAATAAATTGCTTAGATGGCAAGCGTATTTATGCATACGATGAAGTCATTCGTGGTGAAGTACCGATTGGCAAGCGCGTCGCTATTTTAGGCGCTGGCGGTATTGGTTTTGACATGGTAGCGTTTTTGACTGAGCAAAAAAATAAGTCAATTGCACAATTTAAATCTCAGTGGGGGATTGATGAAACAGCTAATTCTCATCAAGCCTTAGAGCAAATTTATATGCTCAAACGCAGTGCGGGTCGTTTTGGTTCTGAACTTGGCAAAACAACAGGTTGGATCCATCGCGCAGTTGCCAAGCAGCAAGGTGTTATTCAACTTGAGCAGTGCAACTATGTTGGCTTTTCAAACCAAGGTCTTGAAATTGAACATAAAGGACAGCAACAATTTCTAGATGTTGATACCGTTATTGCCTGCATTGGCCAAGAATCTAACAATGAACTTTATAATCCGCACCAAGGTGAAGCCAAGTTCCATGTTATTGGTGGCGCTAAATTGGCTGCCGCTATTGATGCAAAACGCGCTATTTTTGAAGCGCTAATGGTCGCGCGCCACATTTAA
- the sppA gene encoding signal peptide peptidase SppA — MIKKFFQMLWNGLNFSRRLIFNILFVVIIISVIVGFSSDDGKVIITPGSALVLNLSGQIVEQEKYVDPLEAAIGDSMGQNDEPPEVLLDDVINVINDAAHNPKISVMVLALQQMQNAHLNKLQEIGAALTEFKAQGKKIIATGDSYTQAQYYLAAYADEISMHPYGWVGVEGYAMYPVYFKDALEKLSISQHIFRVGTFKSAVEPFIRNDMSDAAKLANKEWLGALWLQYKTDVAAQRNFDISNFDESMTTFLEKFAAQSGDSGEYALKNGWVDNLKTKEEVRQDLIKLVGLNAEGKSFNQVSFSDYLSTIKMPFPYDNPLTEKVAVVVAKGNIVDGKRKAGEIGGDSTSALLRKARLDDKVKAVVLRIDSGGGSMFASELIRAEVLALKAAGKPVIASMSSVAASGGYWIASAANEIWAAPSTITGSIGIFGTVMTFENSLARLGVYSDGVSTTEMAGFSPMRELNPQLGNMIQMSIERGYNRFLTIVAEARGMSIEEVDHIAQGRVWIATQAKELGLVDHLGNKQDAIEAAAKLASLDHYDVITVEQTLSPRELFMKEFLSNAHVQSLIAIEPAQATIKTSLQTNIKSVVHQLQQEVTSLEDYNDPNGVYARCLVCNLAQ; from the coding sequence TTGATTAAAAAATTCTTTCAAATGTTATGGAATGGCTTGAATTTTTCAAGAAGACTCATTTTTAACATTTTATTTGTTGTTATTATTATCAGTGTGATTGTAGGGTTTAGTTCCGATGATGGTAAAGTCATCATCACTCCAGGCTCAGCCTTAGTACTAAATCTTTCAGGTCAAATTGTTGAACAAGAAAAGTATGTTGACCCACTTGAAGCCGCAATTGGTGATTCAATGGGACAAAATGACGAGCCACCTGAAGTTTTGCTTGATGATGTGATCAATGTTATCAATGATGCCGCACATAACCCAAAAATAAGTGTGATGGTGCTTGCATTACAACAAATGCAAAATGCTCACCTCAATAAACTCCAAGAAATTGGCGCTGCGCTAACTGAATTTAAAGCGCAGGGTAAAAAAATTATTGCCACTGGTGACTCGTACACCCAAGCGCAATATTATCTCGCTGCTTACGCAGATGAAATCTCTATGCATCCATATGGCTGGGTCGGTGTAGAAGGCTATGCTATGTATCCGGTGTATTTTAAAGATGCGCTCGAAAAACTCTCGATTTCTCAGCATATTTTCCGTGTTGGTACCTTTAAATCAGCAGTTGAGCCTTTTATACGAAATGATATGTCTGATGCTGCGAAATTAGCTAATAAAGAATGGTTAGGCGCACTTTGGCTGCAATATAAAACCGATGTAGCTGCACAACGTAACTTTGATATCTCAAATTTTGATGAGTCAATGACTACCTTTTTAGAAAAGTTCGCTGCGCAGTCGGGTGACTCAGGTGAATATGCTCTTAAAAATGGTTGGGTCGATAACTTAAAAACTAAAGAAGAAGTTCGCCAAGATTTAATTAAATTAGTCGGACTTAATGCTGAAGGTAAATCATTTAACCAAGTATCATTTAGCGACTATCTATCAACCATCAAAATGCCATTTCCTTACGATAACCCCCTGACTGAAAAAGTTGCGGTTGTAGTAGCCAAAGGTAATATTGTTGATGGTAAGCGTAAAGCAGGTGAAATTGGTGGTGATTCAACGTCAGCCTTATTACGCAAAGCGCGTCTTGATGACAAAGTTAAAGCGGTCGTTCTTCGCATCGATTCTGGTGGCGGCAGCATGTTTGCATCTGAACTCATTCGCGCTGAAGTTTTAGCGTTAAAAGCTGCGGGTAAACCTGTGATTGCTTCAATGAGTTCAGTTGCTGCATCAGGGGGTTACTGGATAGCCTCCGCAGCAAACGAAATTTGGGCAGCGCCAAGCACTATTACCGGTTCAATTGGTATTTTTGGTACAGTAATGACATTTGAAAATAGCCTCGCTCGTTTAGGTGTTTATTCCGATGGTGTTTCTACCACCGAAATGGCTGGTTTTTCACCAATGCGAGAACTGAATCCTCAATTGGGTAATATGATCCAAATGAGTATTGAACGCGGCTATAACCGTTTCTTAACCATTGTTGCTGAAGCCCGTGGCATGAGCATTGAAGAAGTCGATCACATTGCACAAGGCCGTGTATGGATTGCTACACAAGCAAAAGAACTCGGTTTGGTTGATCACTTAGGTAATAAACAAGATGCGATTGAAGCTGCGGCAAAATTAGCAAGCTTAGATCATTATGATGTTATTACCGTTGAGCAAACATTGTCACCGCGTGAGTTATTTATGAAAGAATTTTTATCAAATGCTCATGTACAAAGTTTAATCGCAATCGAACCAGCTCAAGCTACGATTAAAACGAGCCTACAAACCAACATAAAATCTGTCGTGCATCAGTTACAACAAGAAGTAACAAGCCTTGAGGATTATAACGATCCTAATGGTGTATATGCGCGATGCTTGGTCTGTAATTTAGCCCAATAA
- the ansA gene encoding asparaginase has translation MNKKRIYIAYTGGTIGMKKSAQGYIPADGYLTKTVQNSAEFNREEMPHFDIHEYAPLIDSSDMSPAHWQLIANDIKDKYLDYDGFVVLHGTDTMAYTASALSFMLENLTKPVIVTGSQIPLSQLRSDGQVNLLNAMFLAANYPIAEVSLFFNNQLFRGNRATKVHSDGFNAFASPNFEPLALSGINIELINGCLSPSIENELQVSNITPQPISVLYLYPGISVEIVKSMLNDPVKALIIMSFGVGNAPQNPQLLAELEAASKRGVVIINLTQCIKGSVNMGGYATGNALLNVGVISGYDMTLEACLTKLHYLLSKGLEVETIRHLMQDNLRGELER, from the coding sequence ATGAATAAAAAACGAATTTACATCGCCTACACAGGCGGTACAATTGGCATGAAAAAATCAGCGCAGGGCTACATTCCTGCTGATGGTTACCTCACTAAAACCGTTCAAAACAGCGCAGAATTCAACCGTGAAGAAATGCCGCATTTTGATATTCATGAATACGCCCCTCTGATTGACTCTTCCGACATGTCTCCAGCACATTGGCAATTAATCGCCAATGATATAAAAGACAAATACCTCGACTACGATGGATTTGTGGTACTTCATGGCACAGATACCATGGCCTATACCGCATCTGCGTTATCATTTATGCTAGAGAATTTAACCAAACCAGTGATTGTTACGGGTTCTCAAATTCCGTTATCGCAATTGCGCTCTGATGGCCAAGTGAATTTACTTAACGCCATGTTTTTAGCTGCAAACTATCCAATTGCAGAAGTGAGCTTATTTTTTAATAACCAATTATTTAGAGGTAACCGCGCAACAAAAGTCCACTCTGATGGTTTTAATGCATTTGCTTCACCTAATTTTGAGCCACTCGCCCTCTCCGGCATTAATATTGAGTTAATTAATGGCTGCTTAAGTCCCTCAATTGAAAATGAGCTGCAAGTGAGTAACATCACACCACAGCCTATTAGCGTATTGTATTTATATCCAGGGATCAGTGTTGAAATTGTAAAAAGTATGCTTAATGACCCCGTAAAAGCGCTGATCATCATGAGTTTTGGCGTTGGTAACGCACCGCAAAATCCACAACTGTTAGCTGAGCTTGAAGCTGCTTCAAAACGTGGCGTGGTGATCATCAATTTAACTCAGTGTATTAAAGGCAGTGTTAACATGGGCGGGTATGCTACGGGTAATGCGTTACTCAATGTTGGTGTGATCAGTGGGTATGATATGACCTTAGAAGCCTGTTTAACCAAATTACATTATTTATTAAGTAAGGGACTTGAAGTCGAGACTATCCGACATTTAATGCAAGATAATTTACGTGGTGAACTCGAGCGCTAA
- the gndA gene encoding NADP-dependent phosphogluconate dehydrogenase: protein MQVALIGLGVMGKNLALNLIEKGISLVAYDKNPDAGEDLLSIAKSDGLAERLHIVSDLTDMIKRLETPRSILLLVPAGELVDRVCQELIEAGVDANDLIVDCGNSNYKDGIARKLKYQNKFEFATMGISGGAEGARHGPAMMASGSEGGWERVELALEKVAANYKGESCFARVGQSASGHFVKMVHNGIEYSLMQLIAEVYQLLRLGCGKSPQEIATIFDAWSETELNSYLLSISSHILKLEGHNNEPLVDLIDNKVGAKGTGLWTAQNALELGIAVPSLVAAVEARHLTNTYSTHAAKEMTYQTRPTLVAQLDLDELKQAFHFASLLCYRQGLALIKGASRTHQWKVDLAKTLQTWRAGCIIRADYLHQVAQGNEFIDALESEVTALRNVTGIAITTGLAFPVLAASQTYYATLSTPSNGHLVQAQRDYFGEHGLLTHAGELCHLTDLADIDAKVR, encoded by the coding sequence ATGCAGGTCGCTTTAATTGGTTTAGGCGTAATGGGGAAAAACCTAGCGCTAAATTTAATCGAAAAAGGGATATCGTTAGTTGCTTATGATAAAAACCCAGATGCGGGTGAAGATCTATTAAGCATTGCTAAATCTGATGGCCTAGCTGAACGTTTACATATTGTATCTGACCTAACTGATATGATTAAACGTCTTGAAACCCCTCGCTCAATTTTGCTGTTAGTACCTGCAGGTGAACTGGTTGACCGTGTGTGTCAGGAGTTGATTGAAGCGGGTGTAGACGCCAATGATTTAATCGTTGATTGCGGTAATAGTAATTATAAAGACGGTATTGCCCGTAAACTGAAATATCAGAATAAATTCGAATTTGCCACTATGGGTATTTCAGGTGGCGCTGAAGGCGCGCGTCATGGCCCGGCTATGATGGCCAGTGGTTCTGAAGGCGGCTGGGAGCGTGTTGAACTTGCACTTGAAAAAGTAGCCGCCAATTACAAAGGTGAATCTTGTTTTGCTCGAGTTGGTCAATCTGCCAGCGGACATTTTGTTAAGATGGTGCATAACGGAATTGAATACTCGTTAATGCAATTAATTGCCGAAGTGTATCAATTATTACGTTTAGGCTGCGGTAAGTCACCTCAAGAAATAGCGACTATTTTTGACGCTTGGTCTGAAACAGAACTTAATAGTTACTTATTATCGATTTCAAGTCATATTTTAAAACTGGAAGGTCATAATAATGAACCACTTGTTGACTTAATTGATAATAAAGTTGGCGCAAAAGGCACCGGTCTTTGGACTGCACAAAATGCCCTTGAGTTAGGTATTGCTGTGCCATCTTTAGTGGCAGCAGTAGAAGCGCGCCATTTAACAAATACGTATTCAACTCATGCTGCAAAAGAAATGACGTATCAAACACGTCCAACCTTAGTTGCACAACTTGATTTAGATGAATTGAAACAAGCATTCCATTTTGCAAGTTTATTATGTTATCGCCAAGGTTTAGCCCTGATCAAGGGTGCATCGCGTACACATCAGTGGAAAGTTGATTTAGCTAAAACGCTGCAAACATGGCGTGCTGGTTGTATCATTCGTGCCGATTATTTGCATCAAGTAGCCCAAGGCAATGAGTTTATTGATGCGCTTGAGTCTGAAGTGACTGCGCTTCGTAACGTTACAGGTATTGCGATTACAACTGGGCTTGCGTTTCCTGTTTTAGCGGCAAGTCAAACGTACTATGCAACACTCAGTACTCCAAGTAATGGTCACCTTGTTCAAGCACAACGTGATTATTTTGGTGAGCACGGTTTATTAACCCATGCTGGCGAATTATGTCATTTAACCGACCTTGCAGATATTGATGCAAAAGTGCGTTAA
- the pyk gene encoding pyruvate kinase, with the protein MARRTKIVATLGPATDRDNNLEKIIEAGVNVVRLNFSHGVAQDHKDRAAKVREIAAKLGKHIAILADLQGPKIRVSTFQDGKVTLVEGAKFILDAQMAKGEGNINAVGIDYKELPQDVSSGDLLLLNDGLIQLTVDSVQGQQVHCIVTIGGVLSNNKGINRLGGGLTAPAFTEKDEQDLITASEIGVDYIAVSFPRSGDDMRHVRALAEKAGSNAQLLAKIERAEAVCSVAAIDDIVLASDAVMVARGDLGVEIGDAELVGKQKLIISRARSLNRVVITATQMMESMIDNPMPTRAEVMDVANAVIDGTDAVMLSAETAAGDYPVETVKAMARVCVGAESQPETNVSKHRLDSMFADTSETLALSAMYAANHLSSVKAIVALTESGNTAKLMSRISSGLPIYSLSRHASTLGQTALYRGVYPVYFDSTACSKDAMVTEAVKALVAKGVLVAGDQVILTHGDSMETVGATNTMKIVTVQ; encoded by the coding sequence ATGGCTAGACGTACTAAAATCGTCGCTACACTTGGACCGGCTACAGATAGAGATAATAATTTAGAAAAAATCATAGAAGCTGGCGTCAATGTTGTTCGTTTAAACTTTTCTCATGGTGTTGCACAAGACCATAAAGACCGCGCGGCAAAAGTACGTGAAATCGCGGCAAAATTAGGCAAGCACATTGCAATTTTAGCCGATTTACAAGGCCCTAAAATCCGTGTTTCAACCTTCCAAGATGGCAAAGTAACCTTAGTAGAAGGTGCTAAATTTATCCTTGATGCCCAAATGGCTAAAGGCGAAGGTAACATTAATGCGGTTGGTATTGATTATAAAGAATTACCACAAGACGTATCATCTGGTGACTTATTATTACTTAATGATGGTTTAATTCAACTTACAGTTGATAGCGTTCAAGGCCAACAAGTGCATTGTATCGTCACAATTGGTGGTGTGTTATCAAATAATAAAGGGATTAACCGTTTAGGCGGTGGATTAACAGCCCCTGCTTTCACAGAAAAAGATGAACAAGATTTAATTACCGCCTCTGAAATTGGTGTTGACTATATCGCAGTGTCTTTCCCTCGTAGTGGTGATGATATGCGTCATGTTCGTGCTCTAGCAGAAAAAGCCGGCAGTAATGCGCAACTACTAGCTAAAATTGAACGTGCTGAAGCTGTGTGCTCTGTTGCCGCTATCGATGATATCGTTCTAGCATCTGATGCTGTGATGGTAGCTCGTGGTGATTTAGGCGTTGAAATTGGTGATGCTGAATTAGTCGGTAAACAAAAACTGATAATTAGTCGTGCTCGTTCATTAAATCGTGTTGTGATCACTGCAACTCAAATGATGGAATCAATGATTGATAACCCAATGCCAACACGCGCTGAAGTAATGGATGTTGCTAATGCGGTGATTGATGGTACAGATGCCGTGATGCTTTCTGCTGAAACTGCTGCAGGTGACTACCCGGTAGAAACCGTCAAAGCAATGGCGCGTGTTTGTGTTGGTGCAGAATCTCAACCTGAAACAAACGTTTCAAAACATCGTTTAGACAGCATGTTTGCAGATACATCTGAAACATTAGCGCTTTCGGCTATGTATGCTGCCAATCACTTAAGCAGTGTAAAAGCGATTGTTGCTTTAACAGAATCAGGTAATACTGCAAAATTAATGTCACGTATTAGTTCTGGTTTACCCATTTATTCATTGTCGCGCCATGCATCAACACTTGGCCAAACAGCACTTTATCGTGGCGTTTACCCTGTTTACTTTGATTCAACCGCATGCAGTAAAGATGCGATGGTCACTGAAGCAGTGAAAGCGCTTGTTGCCAAAGGCGTACTTGTTGCAGGCGACCAAGTTATTTTAACTCATGGCGATTCAATGGAAACTGTTGGTGCAACTAATACAATGAAGATTGTAACAGTCCAATAA